In the Magnetospira sp. QH-2 genome, one interval contains:
- a CDS encoding lysylphosphatidylglycerol synthase domain-containing protein gives MWGRAVRVLTIIGLMAGIGLLIWLLASSDLDQLSAALVAGGWGVVAIALFKIVTLGMDALAWRSVVLGDHRPGLGRTLWIRWIGEGVNTLLPVAQVGGDVVRGRLLALRGVPGPVAGASVAADFTMGVITQALFTLLAVALLVVHGLPEPLIAPVSVGLGVIGLGGLALLLIQRAGLFGLLGKLLDRLVKDGPWASLSGGMAALEMAVRRVYGDRRALLTCGGWRFVGWVAHLGETWLALWFLGVPVTLAEALVIEALSNAVRSAAFMIPGAIGVQEGGLLAVGLIYGLTPETALALAMMKRGRELLVSLPALAAWMHGERRGLGRLLKGKGA, from the coding sequence ATGTGGGGTAGGGCGGTGCGGGTATTAACCATTATCGGATTAATGGCCGGAATTGGTTTATTGATCTGGCTGCTTGCCAGCAGCGACCTGGATCAACTGAGTGCCGCATTGGTGGCCGGTGGCTGGGGGGTGGTGGCCATTGCCCTGTTCAAGATTGTGACTTTGGGCATGGATGCCTTGGCTTGGCGGTCGGTGGTTCTTGGTGATCATCGACCGGGCTTGGGCCGTACCTTGTGGATCCGCTGGATCGGCGAGGGAGTCAACACGCTGCTACCGGTGGCTCAGGTGGGTGGTGACGTGGTGCGCGGTCGTTTGTTGGCCTTGCGCGGGGTGCCGGGGCCGGTGGCGGGGGCCTCGGTCGCCGCCGATTTCACCATGGGGGTGATAACTCAGGCGCTGTTTACCCTGTTGGCGGTGGCGCTGCTGGTGGTCCACGGGCTGCCGGAGCCCTTGATTGCGCCGGTCTCGGTGGGATTGGGCGTTATCGGGCTGGGCGGACTGGCCTTGTTGCTGATCCAGCGAGCCGGGCTATTCGGGTTGTTGGGCAAACTGCTGGATCGATTGGTGAAAGACGGTCCTTGGGCGAGTCTTTCCGGCGGTATGGCGGCGCTGGAAATGGCCGTGCGGCGGGTCTATGGCGACCGGCGCGCGCTGCTGACCTGCGGCGGCTGGCGCTTTGTGGGCTGGGTTGCCCATCTGGGCGAGACCTGGCTCGCTTTATGGTTCCTGGGGGTGCCGGTGACCCTGGCCGAGGCCCTGGTCATCGAGGCACTGAGCAATGCGGTGCGGTCCGCCGCTTTCATGATTCCCGGTGCCATCGGCGTGCAGGAAGGCGGCTTGCTGGCGGTGGGCTTGATCTATGGTTTGACGCCGGAAACGGCCCTGGCCCTGGCCATGATGAAGCGGGGCCGGGAACTGTTGGTCAGTCTACCGGCTCTGGCTGCCTGGATGCACGGCGAACGGCGGGGGCTCGGTCGGCTGTTGAAAGGGAAGGGCGCATGA
- a CDS encoding glycosyltransferase, producing the protein MIRVAVLVDLEWRPTAGGHVKCWERLAAAAVRRDDIDLTVHFSGKEEQVHQLAPHVRYIVHKPVFSTARLPFLSHVPDHTDLAPYHWGLAGLLRGAQVIHTTDGFFNFAKTALTVSRRAGIPLTNSIHTDTPAYTEVFTARTIERLFGTGWLTRLLLDRFKIHERARDKAARNLARHQAGCCHILVSRSDEYQRARAVQPQERIGMLRRGIETEVFDPARRDRKWLATVYGVPENRTVVMYAGRMNRGKSVMGLAESVRTRLEAGDDLHLLCAGEGEERQAVAGLLADRASCPGAVPADEVARMMASADLFAFPSEIEVNANVPMEAQASGLATLVAERGASAKAVLDGETGLVLPGSAVIWAEALHELIADPKRRAAMGQAARAHALADFPSWDHVLAEDLMPVWRAAVGDERGS; encoded by the coding sequence ATGATCCGGGTGGCGGTCCTAGTGGATCTGGAATGGCGCCCCACGGCGGGCGGGCATGTGAAATGCTGGGAACGTCTGGCGGCGGCGGCGGTGCGCCGCGACGATATTGATCTGACCGTGCATTTTTCCGGCAAAGAGGAACAGGTGCATCAATTGGCGCCCCATGTGCGCTACATCGTGCATAAACCGGTATTCAGTACCGCCCGACTGCCGTTTCTGTCCCATGTGCCGGATCACACGGATCTGGCGCCCTATCATTGGGGCCTGGCCGGGCTGCTGCGCGGCGCCCAGGTCATTCATACCACTGACGGCTTTTTCAATTTCGCCAAGACAGCCCTGACCGTTTCACGACGGGCCGGAATTCCGCTGACCAATTCCATCCATACGGACACCCCGGCTTATACGGAGGTGTTCACCGCCCGCACCATCGAACGGTTGTTCGGAACCGGATGGCTGACCCGGCTGTTGCTGGACCGCTTCAAGATCCATGAGCGGGCCCGTGACAAGGCCGCTCGCAATCTGGCGCGACATCAGGCAGGCTGTTGCCATATATTGGTGTCGCGCTCCGATGAATATCAACGGGCGCGGGCGGTGCAGCCGCAAGAGCGCATTGGCATGCTGCGTCGGGGCATTGAGACCGAGGTATTCGATCCGGCCCGCCGCGACAGAAAATGGTTGGCGACGGTCTATGGCGTGCCGGAAAATCGAACGGTTGTGATGTATGCTGGACGAATGAACAGGGGCAAAAGCGTCATGGGACTGGCCGAATCCGTACGCACCCGCTTGGAAGCCGGCGACGACTTGCATCTGCTCTGTGCCGGAGAGGGCGAGGAACGTCAGGCCGTGGCCGGTCTTTTGGCAGATCGAGCCAGCTGTCCCGGTGCGGTACCTGCTGATGAGGTGGCGCGCATGATGGCTTCAGCCGACCTGTTCGCCTTTCCCTCGGAGATTGAAGTCAATGCCAACGTGCCCATGGAGGCCCAGGCCTCCGGGCTGGCGACACTCGTTGCGGAGCGGGGGGCCTCCGCCAAGGCCGTATTGGATGGGGAAACCGGCCTGGTGCTGCCTGGCTCGGCGGTGATCTGGGCCGAGGCCCTGCATGAATTGATCGCTGATCCAAAGCGTCGAGCGGCCATGGGCCAGGCGGCGCGGGCCCATGCCCTGGCCGATTTTCCCAGTTGGGACCATGTGCTGGCCGAGGATCTGATGCCCGTTTGGCGGGCCGCGGTGGGAGACGAACGTGGATCTTGA
- a CDS encoding PIG-L deacetylase family protein: MDLERQHILILAPHPDDEVVMCAAAVGRAREAGAALSVFYLTTGVPARKQLWPWDRGSHGDRVARRRDEARRAAGLLGVTIAAESDVPTRGLRNSLMQARVRLARMIEDQGITQLWVPAFEGGHQDHDAANCLAATFADRLLVVEYAAYNFLGGQPQSQTFPDPRGTEDLMVLSDVEQVVKKQLLSLYASEAGNLDYVGLDRECRRPLAQHDYGRPPHAGTLWYARHQWVPFPHPRVDGTKPEQIYRDLAVFLAGHRK, encoded by the coding sequence GTGGATCTTGAACGGCAACATATTCTGATCCTGGCGCCGCACCCGGACGACGAGGTGGTCATGTGCGCCGCCGCCGTGGGCCGGGCGCGGGAAGCCGGAGCGGCGCTTTCGGTCTTCTACCTGACCACCGGGGTTCCGGCACGCAAGCAGCTTTGGCCCTGGGACCGGGGCAGTCACGGGGACCGGGTGGCACGCCGCCGCGACGAGGCCCGTCGGGCCGCCGGGTTGCTGGGCGTCACCATTGCCGCCGAGAGCGACGTGCCGACCCGGGGCCTGCGCAACAGTCTCATGCAGGCGCGGGTGCGGCTGGCCCGCATGATCGAGGATCAGGGCATCACCCAGCTTTGGGTTCCGGCCTTCGAGGGCGGGCACCAGGACCACGATGCCGCCAATTGCCTGGCCGCCACTTTTGCCGACCGGCTGCTGGTGGTGGAGTACGCGGCCTACAACTTCCTCGGCGGACAGCCCCAATCCCAGACCTTCCCGGACCCGCGCGGCACCGAAGATCTGATGGTCCTGAGCGATGTGGAGCAGGTGGTGAAAAAGCAACTGTTGTCGCTTTATGCTTCCGAAGCGGGAAATCTGGACTATGTGGGCCTGGACCGGGAATGCCGCCGGCCCTTGGCGCAGCATGATTATGGTCGCCCGCCCCATGCCGGAACCTTGTGGTACGCCCGCCATCAGTGGGTCCCATTTCCTCATCCGCGAGTCGATGGCACCAAGCCCGAGCAGATCTATCGGGATCTGGCGGTATTTCTGGCCGGGCATCGCAAATGA
- a CDS encoding MMPL family transporter — translation MIDPSGDFWGRWVVAVSRHARLVVLACLLLTIGAAAHVVESFDISTDNTDMLSPDLPFRQRMIETKRLFPNSGDTLLVVVEADNADRVADGTTDLVARMNARPDLFRDVFEPGSDPFFRRNGLLYLETQELEDLGARLAAAQPFLGTLWRDPSLAALLGLLDQALAAENVPLDLAPVLNAIAMVAEDQVAGGQASLSWTDLMGGGGPGNGDKRRMILARPQLDYGSLAPAGPPMRFVREAGKALDLEVHLTGSVALDHEELGSVEEGMGWAGIVSLVLVLVLLGGALKSARLVSALLITLVAGLIWTASFAFLAVGQLNLISVAFAVLFIGLSVDFGIHFSLRFLEAFRGDVSEALNAAARATGGPLALCAIAAAIAFYAFLPTDYVGLAQLGLIAGSGMFIALFANLTLLPALMTLMPVKAARSAGPSLLARTPKARWVVVGAVLLAFVAAPLAAKVQFDFDPLHLKDPATDSVATLERLMAEGEINPYRLTILQPDLESATALAETLRGVEGLGEVRTLADYLPRDQDEKLALIDGLVWTIGPSLTGERAVSSDDQTLVRARDPLITRLKNHQGEAETRLAQALDALGRSLESWRVLEQRLLAGLDGRLESLRQSLTAEPVTLEDLPTALIQRERAIDGQVRVQVSLPPGPTDRETLRAFVERVRALAPNATGTPVTIIEAGNAVIGSFQMAGLLTVAGVAVLLWLVLRRARDLLLVAVPLLLAAELTAAGSVLFDLPFNFANVIVLPLLIGLGVASGIHLVTRARERAAGVAMMATSTPRAVLFSALTTIGSFGSIALSSHPGTASMGLLLTLAIALTLACTMTVLPAMLSLIEE, via the coding sequence ATGATCGATCCGTCGGGAGATTTCTGGGGGCGCTGGGTCGTCGCCGTGAGCCGCCATGCCCGGCTGGTGGTGCTGGCCTGCCTGCTATTGACCATTGGCGCGGCGGCGCATGTGGTCGAGAGTTTCGATATCAGCACCGATAATACGGACATGCTGTCGCCGGATCTGCCGTTCCGCCAGCGCATGATCGAGACCAAACGGCTGTTTCCCAATTCGGGAGATACCTTGCTGGTGGTGGTGGAAGCCGACAACGCCGACCGGGTGGCCGATGGCACAACCGACCTGGTGGCTCGTATGAACGCCCGCCCGGACCTGTTCCGCGACGTGTTCGAGCCGGGCAGCGATCCTTTTTTCCGCCGCAACGGACTGCTGTACCTGGAAACTCAAGAGCTCGAAGATCTCGGTGCCCGGCTCGCCGCAGCGCAACCGTTTTTGGGGACCCTGTGGCGGGACCCCTCCCTGGCCGCCTTGCTGGGCTTGCTGGATCAGGCCTTGGCGGCAGAAAATGTGCCTTTGGACCTGGCGCCGGTACTGAATGCCATTGCCATGGTGGCGGAAGATCAGGTCGCCGGGGGGCAGGCAAGTCTCTCATGGACCGATTTGATGGGCGGCGGTGGCCCGGGCAACGGCGACAAGCGGCGCATGATCCTTGCCCGTCCGCAACTGGACTATGGCTCCCTGGCACCCGCCGGACCGCCCATGCGGTTTGTACGCGAGGCGGGCAAGGCGTTGGACCTGGAGGTGCATTTGACCGGTAGCGTCGCCCTGGATCACGAGGAACTGGGCAGCGTCGAGGAAGGCATGGGCTGGGCGGGCATCGTGTCATTGGTTCTCGTGCTGGTGTTGCTCGGCGGGGCCTTGAAATCGGCACGGCTGGTGTCGGCCTTGCTGATCACCTTGGTGGCCGGGCTGATCTGGACCGCTTCCTTTGCCTTTCTGGCGGTAGGGCAATTGAACCTCATCTCGGTGGCGTTCGCGGTGCTGTTCATTGGCTTGTCTGTGGATTTCGGCATCCATTTCAGTTTGCGGTTCTTGGAGGCCTTCAGGGGCGATGTCTCCGAGGCCCTGAATGCCGCCGCCCGCGCCACCGGCGGGCCGCTGGCCCTGTGTGCCATCGCCGCCGCCATCGCCTTTTATGCCTTTCTGCCCACCGACTATGTCGGCTTGGCGCAATTGGGATTGATCGCGGGAAGCGGCATGTTCATCGCCCTGTTCGCCAATCTCACCTTGCTGCCCGCCTTGATGACGCTGATGCCGGTGAAAGCCGCGCGCTCCGCAGGTCCGTCCTTGCTGGCCCGCACGCCCAAAGCCCGATGGGTGGTCGTCGGCGCGGTTCTGTTGGCGTTTGTCGCGGCTCCCCTGGCGGCCAAAGTGCAGTTCGATTTCGATCCATTGCACTTGAAAGACCCCGCCACCGATTCCGTTGCCACCCTTGAACGGTTGATGGCGGAAGGCGAAATCAATCCCTATCGCTTGACCATCTTGCAACCTGATCTGGAAAGCGCCACCGCCTTGGCCGAGACTTTGCGCGGCGTTGAAGGCCTAGGGGAGGTGCGGACCCTGGCCGACTACCTGCCAAGGGATCAGGACGAAAAACTGGCCCTCATCGATGGTTTGGTCTGGACCATTGGGCCGTCGTTGACCGGCGAACGCGCGGTTTCCTCCGATGACCAAACCCTGGTCAGGGCTCGCGATCCTTTGATCACCCGCCTGAAAAATCATCAAGGAGAGGCCGAAACCCGCTTGGCCCAGGCCCTCGATGCCTTGGGGCGCTCGTTGGAATCCTGGCGAGTCCTGGAACAACGGCTGCTGGCCGGTCTGGATGGGCGTTTGGAAAGCCTCAGGCAATCCTTGACCGCCGAACCGGTGACCTTGGAAGACTTGCCAACGGCCCTCATCCAGCGCGAACGAGCCATCGATGGCCAGGTCCGGGTGCAGGTTTCCCTGCCCCCCGGACCCACCGACCGGGAGACCTTGCGCGCCTTCGTCGAGCGGGTCCGTGCCCTGGCGCCAAATGCAACGGGCACGCCGGTGACCATCATCGAGGCGGGCAACGCGGTGATCGGATCTTTTCAAATGGCCGGACTATTGACCGTGGCAGGCGTGGCGGTGTTGTTGTGGCTGGTGCTGCGGCGAGCCAGGGACCTGTTGCTGGTCGCAGTACCGTTGCTGTTGGCGGCCGAACTCACCGCGGCGGGATCGGTCCTGTTCGATCTGCCGTTCAATTTTGCCAATGTCATTGTCTTGCCGTTGCTGATCGGTCTCGGGGTGGCCAGTGGTATTCATTTGGTGACCCGGGCCCGCGAACGGGCCGCCGGTGTCGCCATGATGGCCACCAGCACGCCGCGTGCGGTCCTGTTCAGCGCCCTGACCACCATCGGCTCGTTCGGCTCCATTGCCTTGTCCAGCCATCCGGGCACGGCCAGCATGGGCCTGTTGCTGACCTTGGCCATTGCCTTGACCCTGGCCTGCACCATGACGGTGTTGCCTGCCATGTTATCGCTTATTGAGGAATGA
- a CDS encoding ABC transporter substrate-binding protein, protein MFRILSVIVALMLLAPTTQAENATPDQTIGHFHEQLLEAMENAFAEDVTERYDRLVPAVGAAYDFPFMVRIAVGSHWSQTSAAQKQALTEAFGRMSTATYAHHFNGYSGEKFETVETRDGPKGTRIVDTRIVSPDGGRTDIAYVMHHTNSGWRIANVILEKGVSQLAVHRSEYAAVLKQGGADALVKVLTDKADTLLIPQ, encoded by the coding sequence ATGTTCCGTATACTCTCCGTCATTGTCGCGCTGATGCTCCTGGCACCGACCACCCAGGCCGAAAACGCGACACCGGATCAGACCATCGGCCATTTCCATGAACAGCTTCTGGAAGCCATGGAAAATGCCTTTGCCGAGGACGTCACCGAGCGCTACGACCGATTGGTCCCTGCCGTCGGGGCCGCTTACGACTTTCCATTCATGGTGCGCATCGCGGTGGGCAGCCACTGGTCCCAGACAAGCGCCGCGCAAAAGCAGGCTCTCACCGAGGCCTTCGGGCGCATGAGCACGGCCACCTATGCCCATCATTTCAACGGCTACAGCGGCGAGAAATTCGAAACGGTGGAAACCCGCGACGGCCCCAAGGGCACCCGGATCGTGGATACCCGCATTGTCAGCCCCGATGGCGGGCGCACGGACATAGCCTATGTGATGCACCACACCAATAGCGGATGGCGCATTGCCAACGTGATACTGGAAAAGGGCGTCAGCCAGTTGGCGGTTCACCGGTCCGAATACGCAGCGGTATTGAAGCAAGGTGGCGCCGATGCATTGGTCAAAGTGCTGACCGACAAAGCCGATACTCTGCTCATTCCTCAATAA
- a CDS encoding ABC transporter substrate-binding protein, producing MLRIKDFLGILLIVASTTLPSPSTHAAGADPRQTVSIFQATLLDVMRESHTLDVRERFDKLAPALAEAYHLPLMIQVATGDHWSQASGDQRRRLVAAFHKMSAATVATLFDGYSNETFRISGEKNGPGGTILVDTVLESPTGDDHRISYVVKSFPDGWRMVDVVVDGKISELSVRRSEYHRTLEKDGINGLITLLENKATKLLGQ from the coding sequence ATGCTACGAATCAAAGACTTTCTCGGTATCCTGCTGATTGTGGCCTCCACTACCCTTCCTTCGCCGTCCACCCATGCGGCGGGGGCCGATCCGAGGCAGACCGTTTCGATCTTTCAGGCCACTTTGCTCGACGTGATGCGGGAATCCCATACTTTGGACGTTCGGGAGCGGTTCGACAAGCTCGCTCCGGCATTGGCCGAGGCCTATCACTTGCCATTGATGATCCAGGTGGCGACTGGCGATCATTGGTCCCAAGCGTCTGGCGATCAACGCCGCCGCCTGGTCGCCGCCTTCCACAAGATGAGCGCCGCCACGGTCGCCACATTGTTCGATGGCTATTCCAACGAGACTTTCCGCATTTCCGGCGAAAAGAATGGCCCCGGCGGCACCATCTTGGTGGATACGGTCCTTGAATCACCGACAGGAGACGATCACCGGATCTCTTATGTGGTCAAGAGTTTTCCGGATGGCTGGCGAATGGTCGACGTGGTGGTCGATGGTAAAATCAGTGAGCTTTCCGTTCGCCGCTCCGAGTATCACCGGACCCTGGAAAAAGACGGCATTAATGGCCTGATCACGCTGCTTGAGAACAAGGCGACGAAACTCCTGGGTCAATAG
- a CDS encoding VacJ family lipoprotein → MSLRGRISKLTVTGIVALTLLFQGVVPSLAAEPASAVVPQMAMVEDSGEPWDPLEPFNRTMFGINEYLMLMLVTPFAAPYRGVAPKEVQEAVGNFFDNLREPVNLANNLLQGDLDQAWVTLMRFIINSTVGVGGLMDQAVDMGFEGRKEDFGQTLAVWGVPETFYLVLPGLGPLYPRDGIGRFADGYMSPWRYVAPDDFNTATMVGGGVRAYADVKPELEKVQKTSVDYYAAIRSMYTQKRRAEVKNGEADSMPTIPDFSSYDGGEAPVAGNPPVSQELLVPLLGNDG, encoded by the coding sequence ATGAGCCTGCGCGGACGAATCAGCAAATTGACTGTCACAGGAATCGTGGCGCTGACTCTTCTTTTCCAAGGTGTGGTTCCGAGCTTGGCAGCCGAACCGGCGTCGGCTGTGGTGCCGCAAATGGCCATGGTCGAGGATTCCGGAGAGCCCTGGGACCCCTTGGAGCCGTTTAACCGGACCATGTTCGGGATCAACGAGTACCTGATGCTCATGCTGGTGACCCCATTCGCGGCGCCCTATCGGGGCGTGGCTCCCAAAGAGGTGCAGGAAGCCGTCGGGAACTTCTTTGACAACCTGCGTGAACCGGTGAATCTGGCCAATAATTTGCTTCAAGGCGATTTGGATCAGGCTTGGGTGACTCTCATGCGCTTCATCATCAATTCCACCGTTGGTGTTGGTGGCTTGATGGACCAAGCGGTGGATATGGGTTTTGAAGGACGCAAGGAAGACTTTGGTCAGACCTTGGCGGTCTGGGGCGTGCCGGAGACTTTTTATCTGGTGTTGCCTGGTTTGGGCCCGCTTTATCCGCGTGATGGCATTGGTCGTTTTGCCGATGGCTATATGTCGCCTTGGCGCTACGTGGCTCCGGATGATTTCAATACGGCGACCATGGTCGGCGGGGGTGTGCGAGCCTATGCGGACGTCAAGCCGGAATTGGAGAAGGTGCAGAAAACATCGGTGGATTACTATGCCGCCATCCGCTCCATGTATACCCAGAAGCGCCGTGCCGAGGTGAAGAATGGCGAGGCCGACAGCATGCCCACCATTCCGGACTTCTCTTCCTATGACGGAGGCGAAGCGCCGGTTGCCGGTAATCCGCCGGTGAGCCAGGAACTGCTCGTGCCGCTGCTTGGCAACGACGGCTAA
- a CDS encoding sigma-70 family RNA polymerase sigma factor gives MAPYTIDPERGFRLATYAMWWIRASVTEYVLHSWSLVRTGTLAAQKKLFFSLRRMKNQLGIFDNGELTPEAAAELSEALNVSERDVIHMNRRLSARDSSLNVRVGEDGDAEYQDILPDEGPTPETLVADQEESQTRHTLLLSALATLPDRERHILSERRLSEEPVTLEELGNHYGISRERVRQLENRAFDKLQKAMLEAAPA, from the coding sequence ATGGCTCCGTATACCATCGATCCGGAACGGGGCTTCCGTCTGGCTACCTATGCCATGTGGTGGATCCGTGCCTCGGTAACGGAATACGTTCTGCATTCCTGGTCCTTGGTGCGCACGGGTACCCTGGCGGCACAGAAGAAGCTGTTTTTCAGCCTGCGCCGGATGAAGAACCAACTGGGCATTTTCGACAATGGCGAACTAACACCCGAGGCCGCGGCGGAGTTGTCCGAGGCCTTGAACGTGTCCGAGCGGGATGTGATCCACATGAACCGCCGCCTGTCCGCGCGGGACAGCTCGTTGAACGTACGTGTTGGCGAGGATGGCGATGCGGAATACCAAGATATTCTGCCCGACGAGGGCCCCACTCCGGAAACCCTGGTCGCTGATCAAGAGGAAAGCCAGACCCGCCATACATTGCTGCTTTCGGCCTTGGCCACTCTGCCCGATCGCGAGCGGCATATTCTTTCGGAGCGACGCCTGAGCGAGGAACCCGTGACCCTGGAAGAGCTGGGGAACCATTATGGCATCAGCCGCGAGCGGGTGCGTCAGTTGGAGAACCGGGCTTTCGACAAGCTGCAAAAGGCGATGTTGGAAGCCGCGCCCGCCTGA
- a CDS encoding S-adenosyl-l-methionine hydroxide adenosyltransferase family protein: MIVLFTDFGLTGPYTGQVKAVLARLAPGIPVIDLFADAPTCDPRRSAYLLAAYAGELPLGTTFVCVVDPGVGGARKPVILRAEGRTFVGPDNGLMEIVARRAGAEAVWSEILWRPESLSCSFHGRDLFAPVAASLALGKSVNTRDQMPTPCDSWPDDLAEVIYVDVYGNAMTGLRGEALAGGARLLVSGRILDGAYTFSDLPPGGAFWYVNSNGLVEIAVNQGRADRELGIAVGSQIEISG; encoded by the coding sequence GTGATTGTCCTGTTCACCGACTTCGGCCTGACCGGTCCCTATACGGGGCAGGTCAAGGCCGTTTTGGCGCGTCTGGCACCCGGGATCCCGGTGATTGATCTGTTTGCCGATGCTCCCACCTGCGACCCCCGTCGATCCGCCTATCTGCTGGCCGCCTATGCCGGGGAATTGCCTTTGGGCACGACCTTTGTCTGTGTGGTCGATCCGGGTGTCGGCGGTGCCCGAAAGCCGGTGATCCTGCGGGCCGAAGGGCGGACGTTTGTCGGTCCGGACAATGGGTTGATGGAAATTGTCGCGCGCCGGGCCGGAGCAGAGGCTGTTTGGTCAGAGATTCTCTGGCGTCCTGAGTCCTTGTCTTGCTCCTTTCATGGCCGCGATCTGTTTGCGCCGGTGGCCGCATCCCTGGCCCTTGGCAAAAGCGTGAATACAAGAGACCAGATGCCGACCCCTTGCGATTCCTGGCCCGATGATCTTGCCGAAGTGATCTATGTGGATGTCTATGGCAATGCCATGACCGGTTTGCGGGGAGAGGCGCTCGCCGGCGGGGCGCGATTGTTGGTTTCCGGAAGGATACTGGATGGGGCCTATACTTTCTCGGACCTTCCGCCCGGAGGTGCATTCTGGTATGTAAATTCTAATGGGTTGGTGGAGATTGCCGTCAACCAGGGGCGTGCCGACCGGGAACTGGGGATTGCCGTCGGATCACAGATTGAAATATCGGGCTAG
- a CDS encoding MBL fold metallo-hydrolase: protein MRIKFWGTRGSIACPSPHHVRYGGNTSCLEVDTGEHLVILDAGTGIRPLGTDLLGRGVGAAQILLTHTHWDHINGFPFFAPAYIPTGDFHVLAGHLTAQGGIEHVFDRQMADPTFPVPLAAMQSNPKFEDFTAGDSLDLVPGVKVRTCPLNHPNGATAYRIDCGGQSLCYITDTEHVPGTHDQHILSLIEGADLVVYDSTYTEEEFPSKVGWGHSTWNEGMALCKLAGAKKLGIFHHDPGHEDDFMDKLGAEAEAQWPGHVAVCRDFMEIVLD from the coding sequence ATGCGGATCAAATTTTGGGGCACCAGAGGCAGCATCGCTTGCCCATCACCTCACCACGTACGCTATGGCGGCAATACCAGTTGTCTGGAAGTGGATACCGGTGAGCATTTGGTCATACTGGATGCCGGAACCGGCATTCGTCCGCTTGGTACCGACCTGCTGGGGCGTGGCGTGGGGGCGGCCCAAATTCTGCTGACCCATACCCATTGGGACCATATCAACGGGTTTCCGTTTTTTGCGCCTGCCTATATCCCCACCGGCGACTTCCATGTGCTGGCCGGGCATCTGACCGCGCAGGGCGGAATCGAGCATGTGTTTGATCGGCAGATGGCGGATCCGACCTTTCCGGTACCCCTGGCGGCCATGCAGTCCAATCCCAAGTTCGAGGATTTCACTGCAGGGGACAGCCTGGATTTGGTGCCGGGCGTAAAAGTCCGCACCTGTCCGCTGAATCACCCAAACGGTGCCACGGCCTATCGAATCGACTGTGGCGGACAATCCCTGTGCTACATCACCGACACGGAACATGTACCAGGCACCCATGACCAGCATATCCTGTCATTGATCGAAGGGGCGGACCTGGTGGTCTATGACAGCACCTACACCGAGGAGGAATTCCCCAGCAAGGTCGGTTGGGGGCATTCCACCTGGAACGAAGGCATGGCGTTGTGCAAGTTGGCCGGAGCGAAAAAACTCGGCATCTTCCATCACGATCCAGGCCATGAAGATGATTTCATGGACAAGCTTGGCGCCGAGGCCGAGGCCCAATGGCCGGGCCATGTCGCGGTTTGCCGGGATTTCATGGAAATCGTACTGGATTGA
- a CDS encoding flagellar motor protein MotB, translated as MPIPPPKQEEPEDEAWLATYADAITLLMAFFVMLVSFSKIDIPTFEKVAAGIKNEIGMGKADAQSSTKILKMDMSDIVYQQSAEEAVEIGEDDKGIVLEFASSAFYKPGSAEIRKQAIPLLAKVAEKLAEPRYATYIVEMEGYTDDDPISTAKYPSNWELSTARAAGVVRLFIKLGLDPQRLKVAGFGETRPKVPNRTADGAPIPENMAQNRRVLARIFPASLEQRKNLQDRMETKDFIDPGGERMDLKTAPQ; from the coding sequence ATGCCGATCCCGCCGCCAAAGCAAGAAGAGCCGGAAGACGAGGCCTGGTTGGCGACTTATGCCGATGCCATCACCTTGCTGATGGCTTTTTTCGTCATGCTGGTATCGTTCTCCAAGATTGATATTCCGACCTTCGAGAAAGTGGCTGCCGGGATCAAAAACGAGATCGGCATGGGCAAGGCCGACGCCCAGAGCTCGACCAAAATTCTCAAGATGGACATGAGCGACATCGTCTATCAACAAAGCGCTGAAGAAGCCGTCGAGATTGGCGAGGACGACAAGGGCATCGTGCTGGAATTCGCCAGTTCGGCCTTCTACAAGCCCGGCTCGGCGGAGATCCGCAAACAAGCCATTCCCCTGCTGGCCAAAGTCGCCGAGAAACTGGCCGAGCCCCGTTACGCGACCTACATCGTCGAGATGGAAGGCTACACCGACGACGACCCCATCAGCACCGCCAAATATCCTTCCAACTGGGAGCTTTCCACCGCGCGCGCCGCCGGGGTGGTTCGGCTGTTCATCAAGCTGGGACTGGATCCGCAGCGATTGAAAGTGGCCGGCTTTGGCGAGACCCGCCCGAAAGTCCCCAATCGCACCGCCGATGGCGCCCCAATCCCAGAAAACATGGCCCAGAACCGCCGCGTTCTGGCGCGCATTTTCCCGGCTTCGCTGGAGCAGCGGAAGAATCTGCAAGATCGCATGGAAACAAAGGACTTCATCGATCCGGGCGGCGAGCGCATGGACCTGAAGACCGCACCACAATAA